Genomic DNA from Methylocystis sp. MJC1:
GGGCAATAATCCTTCGGCCGTGGAATATGAGTTCGCCGAAATGTGGGAGCACCATCAGATCAAGCACTATAAGGCGCTCGCGCATATGAACCCCGGCGGCTACACCTATTCCGAAGGCTGGTCGCAGCTCGTCAAAAGCGCCGCGAAGATCAATGACGAGGATACGCGCTTGCGCGAGGCGGCGGAGATTCGCACGGAGTTGAAGCGCATCTCTGGCGAGAAGCGCGGCGATCTCGAATTCGACTCGCCTCAGCAGCGCATGATCGCCGCGGGCCTCGGCGCCATCGCCGTGTTGCTGGGCGGCGCGTTCCTGCTGAGAAGGAAGCGCCAATAGGAGCCTCTCGTCATTGCGAGGCGCAAAGCGACGAAGCAATCCAGGGCCGCGATCGCTGCTCTGGATTGCTTCGCTTCGCTCGCAATGACGGGTACATTTCCGCCTGAGACAGCTCGCATGGGACTTGTCATTCCCGGCGGGCTGAAAGCCCGACCGGGAATCCAGAGCCGCAAAAGCGCTAGTTTTGCTCTGGCTTCCCGATCGCTCGCTTTGCGAGCGTCGGGAATGACACCGAATTGCTGTTCGTCACATTCGACTGCATGAGGATGCATGAAAACTATCGTCGGCGTCGGGCTCATCGCCATAGGCTTCGCTTTGCTCGGCTGGGCGGGGTATTCGAGCCTACGCCCCGCATCCCACTACACGCTGACGATTGCCGCCGCGCCCCAAGATGCGGCGAAAGAAGTCGCCAGCCTTGGCCTTGCGCCCGACTCGCTGCAACGGATCGAGATCTCGGTCTCCCAGGAACGGCGCCCCATCGCCGCCGGCCTCGTCGCGCGCGAGGGCGAGCGCTTGACCCCGCTCGTCTGGCGCAATGAGGTAACGGAGCCGATCCTGTTTTCGGACGTCTCCACCGCTGACATTACGAAAGTGCTGGCGGCCATTCGCGATCACGCGAGCGAAGACGCCGTCGTTCTCGCCTGGTGGGATTTGTCGCGCGCCATTCGCCTCGCCGCAAAGCGCAACGCGCCGCTCGACGACGCGCGCGCAAGCGGTTTGCTCATTCCCGCGGCGTGGTCCGACGCGCAGGGCATCGAGCAGGCGCGCTGGGGTGCGGGAGCGTCCCCGAAATCATCGGAAATATTCGACCGTTTCATCGACGCGCTCCTCTCGGATGAAAAGCGCGGCGCCGACATCTTGTCCGAAATCGCAGCCGGCAAGCCCGCCTATGTGGCCGTGCATATTTCGGATGTCTGGAAGGCGGCCGCCGCGCGGCCCGAGCGCCTGTCCATCGCCTATAAGGATTTTCCGTCGTCAGGCGTGTCGCATGGCGTCATCAAATCAGCGACGCAGTGGATGCGCGAGCAGAAGATCGACGGCGGCTTCGCGGTGGAGCCGATCGGCGGCGCGACGCGGCTGCACTATTTCACGCGCAAGGGCGACAGCGACGCGTTGATCGCCAAGCTCCTGCCTTTTTCGACCTCAAATCCGGCGCAGCTGGAGAGGCTGGAGCTCGTGTATCAGCATAAGGGCTGGTGGATTTATCGGTTGAAGTGAGACCATTTCCGTTTGAACAGCTCACATTGGGGCTTGTCATTCCCGGCGGGCTGAAAGCCCGACCGGGAATCCAGAGCCACCAGAGCGCTGTTTCTGCTCTGGATTCCCGATCGCTCGCGCCGCGAGAGTCGGGAATGACAACGAACCAATCAAGCCAATCTCATATTAGACAAAAGCCCTGCTTATTGCGGCGTGCGCGCGCGCCGCTCGGACAAGCGCGCCATGGCCGCCTGAGCGGTTTGGTAGGCCTTCGCCTCCGCTCCTTTACAGAGGCCTTTTTCAACCGGAAGGGCATTTCCCGCCACGTAGACTTCCCATTGCCACATGGCGTTATGGCCAGCGCCCCCTCTGGAGCGCACTCTTACCGTATAATTCTGGTCCGGCTTTTCATTGGTCATGGCCGACTATGGCACGCCAAACCAGCTGATGATACCGTTTCCGCTTGAACAGCTCGCATGGGGACTTGTCATTCCCGGCGGGCTGAAAGCCCGGCCGGGAATCCAGAGCCACCAGAGCGCTGTTTTTGCTCTGGATTCCCGATCGCTCGCGCCGCGAGAGTCGGGAATGACAACGACCCAATCCAGCCGATCCGTATGAAAGCGCACGCATTTCGCTCGCGGCGAAGCGCGCTTTAGCTGCGAAGCGCCGTCGCCAGCCGCGCAATCCCTTCCTCGATCTCTTTTTCAGTGAGCGCAACAAAACCCAGCATGAGCAACCGGTCGCCCCCATCGTTTTGATCGAACCGCAACGCCGAGCCTGTCGCCAGCGAGCAAACGCCGACGCCCGCAGCCAGCCCCTTGGCCTCGACTTCCGCCGCGCTGGGGAAACGGTCGGGCAGCTTCCACACGAGATGCATGCCGGCCTGCTCGCCGTAAATCTCGCATTCGCCGAAATGCTTGTGCAGGGACGCCAGCAAGGCGTCGCGCCGCTCGCGATAAAGCTGGCGGATGCGGCGTAAATGGCGCCCGAATTCGCCGCTCGACATGAAGTCGGCCATCGCCGCCTGTTCGAGCCAGCTCTGGCCATTGTTCATCAGCATTTTCATGCGGCGGAAGCTGTCGACCAGACGGCGCGGCGCAACCACATAGCCGAGCCGCAGCCCCGGCCCCATGCATTTCGAGAAGGTGCCGAGATAAATCACGCGCTCGTTGCGGTCCAAGCCTTTCAGCGCCGTTAGCGGCGATCCGACGAAGCGGAAGTCGCTGTCGTAATCATCTTCCATGATGTAGGCGTCATATTGCGTCGCCCATGCAAGAAGCTCGATGCGGCGCTGCAGGCTCAGCGTCACGCCCACCGGATATTGATGCGACGGCGTCACATAGGCGACGGCGCCCGCAACCTGCGGCAGCTTGGTCACATCGAGCCCATCGCGGTCGATCGGCACCGGATACAGCTTCGCGCCGAGGCTTTCCAGCACATAGGCGGCGCCCTGATAGCATGGCGATTCGACCACAGCGGCCGAGCCGGGCGTCACGAGAAGTCGCCCAACCAGGTTGAAGCCGTCTTGGCAGCCGCCGACGATGATGATCTGCTCGGCGTCGCAGACGACGCCGCGCGCCGGCGCGAGATGTTTTGCGATCGCCTGGCGCAGTTCCAGGAGCCCGGCCGGGTCATTGTAGGTCGTCAGATCGGAGCCCGCCGATTTCAACCGCGCCTTGATGTGCTGCGACCAGGCTTTCAGCGGAAAGCTGCGCGCATCGGGCTTGCCCACCCAGAAATCGGCGACGAGCCGCCGCCGCCCGGAGTCGGCAAGGCGGTGCGTGCGCAATTCGCGTAAAGGCTCCGCCAGGCCGCCGTCCTTGAGCTGCAGCGGCGCGGGCGGCGCGGCTTGCTCGGACGCCGACGAAAAGAAAGCCGTGTCCGGCAGGTCAGGGGCGACGAAAGTGCCGACATAGGGCTTGGTGCGGATATAGCCTTCCGAAATCAGCCGCTCATAGGCCAGCACCGCCGTGTTGCGCGAGACGCCAAGCTGCGCGCTCAGCTCGCGCGTCGTCGGCAACGGGTCGTTGCCGCGCAGCCGGCCGTTTAGAATCATGGCGCGTATCTGGTCGAAGATCTGCGTCTGCAGAGTCCCCTTATCGGACTCCTTGAGCATGATCGAGAGTTGCACTTGGCCGCTCCGGATCACCGGAGTCAGACGACCGAGAGAGGCGATGCTCGTCATTTAGCCATTCCCGCCCAGGGTTGGCGCCGCGCTGGTTATTCTATTCGAGGATTAAGGCGCTCTTTTGCGACCGCATAGATCCACTTCCACACACTCGCCTGGCGCCACCGCACGCGCCGTGAAAAAGACCTGCCTGGCGCCATCCGCCGAGGCGCATCTGGCGCTTTGCTCCGAACAATACTTTCGGAATTCTTGAAATCCAGAGAAAAGCGGGAGGAAGAAAAATGATGCTGGCGAAATCGAAAATTGCTCCGGCCATCTTTTGGGTCGGCTTTCTCGCGCTGGGCTTCGTTTCCAGTTTCGCGGAGACCGGCAAGCCACGTAAGGCGCATGATCCGGGAAAGCGCGCGGCCGCCGTCGAGAGCCAGCTCGGCAAAGCCCTCCACGATTAATTCTGGGACGACGTCGATGAGACCTGCCGTCGCATCTCTCCTCTTTCTCGCGATGGAGCTGGCGAGCATTTTCACTCTTAGGCTCGTAGCCGCTTTTGCCGGCTGAGCGACGGGCCACCTATTGCGCTCGCCTTGCCAACCAGGGCGCGCCTCCTTATCTTCCGCGAGGGCGTCGCGGGAAGCGGTCGCCCTTGGAAAGCGGCCCGAGCGCGGATGTAGCGACGGGCCGTTTTGGCGAGGAGCAGGCAGACATGCCGGACGGGCTAGTGAAGGTTATCATCATCGGCTGCGTTGGCTTCTTCTTCGGCGCGGCGATCGTCGGCTGGATTTATGGCTGATCGATAGCGCCGTAGCCTGCCCCGGGCTCTCGCCCACTCCAAACATCCCCCAGGACAGCCCTCGGTTGGCCAAAAAGGCTCGAGCGCCCGTAAGCGCCGCTCTTGGGGCCGGCGCTGTGCGTGTGTCTTCTTTGCAACGGCATGTCGGCTTTATCCGGGGAACGATGTTCCCGCAATGGTCAAGCTTGGCCCAGGACCGCTTTGGCATTAGCAATTTCCTCGTTTGAGAGAAGCCATTCAGCTGTCTTTCAGGGCGGGATTTGAGAGGGAATCGACGGCCTGTCCCATGGGGGGCGCTCCCGGACAGGCCGTCTTTTCTCCAACGCGGCGACGGAAAACAAACCCGTTGAAAAGCGCGCTATCGCGGCCGCCCGCGCCCCGCCTCCGTTGACATTAAGCAACCGTCTGCCCGACTGTGTTTGGGTCAAGCTTTTGCGGCTATTCGCCTAATCGAAGGTCGGTTGATGGGTCACAGCGACTTGCAAAAGCCCGCGCTGGGCGTCGCCACGATTCAAGCGAAAAGCCCCGAAGCGGCCGCTGAACGCCTCAGCGCCATGTTTGGGCAAGACTTGTCCGTCTCGCTCCTCGGGAGCAAGGACGCGTTCCGGTTGCGATGCACAGCCGTGCGGCTGGGCAAGGCGGTATTGGTTGCAACCGAAACATCCGAGGTTTTCCTTCGGCGTCCTCCCTCCAACGCCGCGCTCGTCTTTGTCCCGCTGAAGGGCGCGATATCTTACAAAATCGCTGGCGAAAGCCACAGTTTGGCTGCAGGGCGAAACGGGGCCATCTGGCCACCGTTCGAAACCGTCGACATGCAGCTTCCCCAAGTCATGAGCCTGAGCCTTCATCTTCCGATGTCGGCGGCGGTGGCGCAGGCAGAAAGGCTTACCGGCCTTCCCTTCAGCGCAACGCCTTTCAAGGGCATGGCGACGACATTCGATCTGTCCGATCCGCTCTACGCCACGCTCGCCCGCAATATGAGGCTCGTCATGTCCGAGATTCTCGCTCTCGAAGCGACCGGTCTCGGCCAGCTCGCGCGTGCAGGCTATGATGAGACCCTGCAAACGCTCGCAACGGTTGCGCTTTTTCCCGCCGTCGCGCGCAAGATCAGCGCGGCGGCCCGTGACACGGGCCGATCGCCCATCCGTAAGGCCCGAGACTATATCAAGGCCCATGCGGCCGAGCCTGTGGAACTATCGAGGCTCGCCGTCTCGCTCGGGATGAGCATGCGGAGCTTGCAGGACAATTTCAAGAAAAGCTACGGCTGCTCGCCCCGCGACTATCTGATGGAATGCCGTCTGGAAAATGCGCGCGATCGCCTGTCGCTCCCCAGTGATTCGACGTCAGTGATCGAGATCGCCATGGACTGCGGTTTTCCCGACCACGGGCAGTTTTCCTCGAAATATCGCGCCAGATATGGGGAGCTGCCGTCTCAAACGCTCAAGCGGGCCAGGGGCTGACGAGCGCTTTCTGCGACCGGCATTCTCGCCAACGGAACAACTGGCTGAAAAAAAGAAGGCCGTCAGCGCTCCCACGCTGACGGCCCTCGAAAACCGGACCGCTCCGGGCCGGTCATCCACTTACCTTACGCGATTAGAGGCGCGTCAGGGTCACAGCGGAGATGACGATCATAGCCAACATGCAAGCGGGAATCAGCCAACCCATTTGAACCTCCCTCTGGGAAACGCCATTGATGGCGTCGTTATTTGCAGCTTTATGCGTCGATCAGTACATCGGAGGGGCTGCTTTTTGTCAAGCCCTAACGCGCCTCGCCAAGCTTCTTCGACGCTCCGAGGCGCCTGCGCCGCCGCCTGGCCTGAGCTTGCGCTCGGGTGGCGACGTTGCGCCGCTCTCAGACGGCTCCGCGCTGGATTCATGCGAACAAACAGCCCTGACGCGCGTTGCAGGCCATCACCCGCCCAAAGCAGGCGCGGCGCTCCGCCCGCGCCTCGGATGGAGACCGCAATGCGAGCCAGGCTTTTTCTCTCTGTCGCCATTACGGCGTTGTCTCTGGGGATAGCCCCCAGCTACGCCCAGAACACCGCCCGGGACCAGACCGGCGGCGAGCCGCCAAAACCCGCCAAGGAAGAGCCTGCGACGCACCATGCCAAGCCGGCCGAGCCGGGCGCGCGGGAGCAGCATGGCGAGATGCAGAATCGCGAGCGCGGCGAGGTCCAGGGAGAGCGGAAGGCCGGCCCGTCTGGCGCCAATGAGCCCGGCGAAAAGGCTGCGCGTTCGGAGGAGCGCCGCCTCGAGGAACATGGCGCCGCCGCGAAACACGGCGAGAAAAAGGATGAGCGGCATGGCGCCGTGAACGAGAACGCCGAACAGACCCCTAATGCGAAAGCCGAACGGCGCCAGCACCATGGCGCCCGGCAAACGCCGGCCGGTCATCCTGGCGCGGAAACGCAAGGCGCGAAGGCCGAAAAGCAAGGGGCGAAGGAGCCCGAAAAGCAGGAGAAGACCGGACGCGCAGGCGTCTCGCCGAATGAAGGCGCCGAACGGACCGGCCCCGCGGCGACTGAGAACGAGCGGCAAAGAGCGGCGAGCCCCGAGCAACGCAACAAAAGCGCAGCCGAACGCGCGCCTGGCGCAGCCGAACGCGCTCCCGGAGCCGCTGAGCGCACTCCCGGCGCAGGCGAACTTACTCCCGGCCAGGAAATGAAACGCGGCGCAGAGGCGACGCCCCAGGGCGGCGTGCAAGGACGGGAAACTTACGGTTACGCCGGGCGGGAGGCGCAGCGTGGCGGCGTCCAGCTGAACGCGCGCCAGGAAAGCCGCGTGCGCGACATCATCGAGCAGCGCGGCGCGCAAAGGATCTCGCGCAATGAATTCGATCCCCGCATTGGCGTCGTTGCGCCGCCCAATGTGACTTTCGCCCCGCTGCCTCCGGAAGTGGTCTCCATCGTCCCGCAATATCGCGGCTATGATTTCGTGCAGGTGGAGAATGAGATCGCCATCATCGATCCGAGCGATCGCCGGGTCGTCAGCCTGCTCGACGTCGGCGGGCCGATGCCAGGCGGCTCAGGATATTACGAGGAGCGAGAAGGCCGTTATGGCGGCGGCTATGAGCGCCGTGAAGGCGGCCGATATGGCGCCGCGCGCGGTCGCGAATATGGCCAGCGGGAAGGTGGCGGCGCGTATGGCCGGCGGGAGCGAGGCGGTGAAACCTATGGCTACGCCCCGCGCGTGCGGCTGGACGCCCGCCAGGAACGCGCGCTCTATCGCGGCGTGATGAGACAGGCGCGCGAGAATTTGCGCCAGGTCTGCGTCCATGTCGGCGACCGTGTGCCGGATTCCGTCGATCTCGCGCCCG
This window encodes:
- the haoB gene encoding hydroxylamine oxidation protein HaoB; amino-acid sequence: MKTIVGVGLIAIGFALLGWAGYSSLRPASHYTLTIAAAPQDAAKEVASLGLAPDSLQRIEISVSQERRPIAAGLVAREGERLTPLVWRNEVTEPILFSDVSTADITKVLAAIRDHASEDAVVLAWWDLSRAIRLAAKRNAPLDDARASGLLIPAAWSDAQGIEQARWGAGASPKSSEIFDRFIDALLSDEKRGADILSEIAAGKPAYVAVHISDVWKAAAARPERLSIAYKDFPSSGVSHGVIKSATQWMREQKIDGGFAVEPIGGATRLHYFTRKGDSDALIAKLLPFSTSNPAQLERLELVYQHKGWWIYRLK
- a CDS encoding PLP-dependent aminotransferase family protein — translated: MTSIASLGRLTPVIRSGQVQLSIMLKESDKGTLQTQIFDQIRAMILNGRLRGNDPLPTTRELSAQLGVSRNTAVLAYERLISEGYIRTKPYVGTFVAPDLPDTAFFSSASEQAAPPAPLQLKDGGLAEPLRELRTHRLADSGRRRLVADFWVGKPDARSFPLKAWSQHIKARLKSAGSDLTTYNDPAGLLELRQAIAKHLAPARGVVCDAEQIIIVGGCQDGFNLVGRLLVTPGSAAVVESPCYQGAAYVLESLGAKLYPVPIDRDGLDVTKLPQVAGAVAYVTPSHQYPVGVTLSLQRRIELLAWATQYDAYIMEDDYDSDFRFVGSPLTALKGLDRNERVIYLGTFSKCMGPGLRLGYVVAPRRLVDSFRRMKMLMNNGQSWLEQAAMADFMSSGEFGRHLRRIRQLYRERRDALLASLHKHFGECEIYGEQAGMHLVWKLPDRFPSAAEVEAKGLAAGVGVCSLATGSALRFDQNDGGDRLLMLGFVALTEKEIEEGIARLATALRS
- a CDS encoding helix-turn-helix transcriptional regulator yields the protein MGHSDLQKPALGVATIQAKSPEAAAERLSAMFGQDLSVSLLGSKDAFRLRCTAVRLGKAVLVATETSEVFLRRPPSNAALVFVPLKGAISYKIAGESHSLAAGRNGAIWPPFETVDMQLPQVMSLSLHLPMSAAVAQAERLTGLPFSATPFKGMATTFDLSDPLYATLARNMRLVMSEILALEATGLGQLARAGYDETLQTLATVALFPAVARKISAAARDTGRSPIRKARDYIKAHAAEPVELSRLAVSLGMSMRSLQDNFKKSYGCSPRDYLMECRLENARDRLSLPSDSTSVIEIAMDCGFPDHGQFSSKYRARYGELPSQTLKRARG
- a CDS encoding DUF1236 domain-containing protein; the protein is MRARLFLSVAITALSLGIAPSYAQNTARDQTGGEPPKPAKEEPATHHAKPAEPGAREQHGEMQNRERGEVQGERKAGPSGANEPGEKAARSEERRLEEHGAAAKHGEKKDERHGAVNENAEQTPNAKAERRQHHGARQTPAGHPGAETQGAKAEKQGAKEPEKQEKTGRAGVSPNEGAERTGPAATENERQRAASPEQRNKSAAERAPGAAERAPGAAERTPGAGELTPGQEMKRGAEATPQGGVQGRETYGYAGREAQRGGVQLNARQESRVRDIIEQRGAQRISRNEFDPRIGVVAPPNVTFAPLPPEVVSIVPQYRGYDFVQVENEIAIIDPSDRRVVSLLDVGGPMPGGSGYYEEREGRYGGGYERREGGRYGAARGREYGQREGGGAYGRRERGGETYGYAPRVRLDARQERALYRGVMRQARENLRQVCVHVGDRVPDSVDLAPVPRNVALDAPDIERYDYFVLNDQVVLVDPDSHVVVDIVEEPK